In Leptolyngbya sp. CCY15150, one genomic interval encodes:
- a CDS encoding methyl-accepting chemotaxis protein, producing WEDTHLQETQGGRYAKQESFVVDDIYTIGHSPCHVEILEQFQVKAYMIAPIFYQDKLWGLLGAYQNSSRRDWQEEELQVLNQVGIQLGVALQQIQYNRQIEEQSFQLSKQAEREKKYARIIGQIGQRFIERIQQQNLNSKGLLAYITRDVRQVLETDRVGVYRFEPDWSGEFIVEDVGYDWIPLVDTELARVKDTYLQENQGGRYKQNQSLAVSDIYTVGHADCHVELLESWGTKAYMIAPIFKGNELWGLLGAYHNRDARQWEDTEMTLLNQVGSQIGNALFQIEVIEQVQAQAQQLSALAEQEKIANSQLQQRIVQMLSAVRPALEGDLTVRAPVTEDAVGTIADAYNNTIQSLRKLVTQVKTAASEVGETSHASGGAIAQLTQQTQQELEQITKALQQLASMVSATQSVAQDAQRVETAVQRANETVERGDSAMNLTVEGILAIRETVSEATKKIKRLSESSQKISKVVSLIGNFTTQTQLLALNAAIEATRAGEYGRGFAVVADEVRSLAQQSSEATGEIEKLVQEIQAETSAVSTAMDAGIQQVVQGTHLVTQTRQSLNDIVTATAQIRELIQGITSSTQAQIQQSDAVTQAMNDVAAIAHTTSTNSTQIATSFQALLTTAEDLQKSVGQFKVQ from the coding sequence TGTGGGAAGATACTCATCTGCAAGAAACCCAGGGAGGACGCTATGCTAAGCAAGAATCCTTTGTCGTAGATGATATTTACACCATCGGACATTCTCCCTGTCATGTAGAAATCTTGGAGCAGTTTCAGGTTAAGGCTTACATGATTGCTCCTATCTTCTATCAAGATAAATTGTGGGGATTGTTAGGAGCCTACCAAAATTCTAGCCGACGAGATTGGCAAGAGGAGGAGCTGCAGGTACTCAATCAAGTAGGTATACAGTTAGGTGTTGCTCTACAACAGATTCAGTACAATCGCCAGATAGAAGAACAGTCATTCCAGTTAAGCAAACAAGCCGAGCGAGAGAAAAAATATGCCAGAATTATTGGTCAAATCGGTCAGCGATTTATTGAGCGTATTCAGCAGCAAAACTTAAATAGTAAGGGGCTGCTGGCTTATATCACCCGTGACGTTCGCCAGGTCTTAGAAACTGACCGTGTAGGTGTTTATCGATTTGAACCCGACTGGAGCGGTGAATTTATCGTGGAGGATGTTGGTTATGATTGGATTCCACTGGTGGATACCGAATTAGCACGAGTGAAAGATACTTACCTCCAAGAGAATCAAGGTGGTCGTTATAAGCAAAATCAGTCTCTTGCTGTTTCTGATATCTATACAGTCGGTCATGCCGACTGTCATGTGGAGCTTTTAGAAAGCTGGGGCACCAAAGCCTACATGATTGCTCCAATTTTCAAAGGAAATGAACTGTGGGGACTCTTGGGAGCCTACCACAATCGCGATGCGCGGCAGTGGGAAGATACAGAAATGACCCTGCTCAATCAAGTCGGTTCACAAATTGGCAATGCCCTATTTCAGATCGAGGTGATTGAACAGGTGCAGGCTCAGGCTCAGCAACTGAGTGCTCTAGCAGAACAGGAAAAAATTGCGAACAGTCAACTCCAGCAGCGCATTGTACAGATGTTGTCGGCTGTACGTCCAGCGTTAGAAGGTGATCTTACCGTACGGGCTCCAGTTACAGAAGATGCTGTCGGTACTATTGCGGATGCCTACAACAACACCATTCAGTCGCTGCGGAAGTTAGTAACCCAGGTTAAAACAGCCGCAAGTGAGGTTGGAGAGACATCTCACGCTAGTGGAGGAGCGATCGCTCAGCTCACGCAGCAAACCCAGCAGGAGTTAGAGCAAATCACAAAAGCGCTCCAGCAGTTGGCATCAATGGTCAGCGCTACGCAGTCGGTTGCGCAGGATGCCCAGCGGGTGGAAACAGCAGTGCAGCGGGCTAACGAAACGGTGGAACGGGGCGATAGCGCTATGAACCTCACCGTGGAGGGAATTCTCGCTATTCGAGAAACCGTGTCGGAGGCAACCAAGAAAATTAAGCGCTTAAGTGAATCGTCACAGAAGATCTCCAAGGTGGTCAGTCTCATTGGTAATTTCACGACTCAGACCCAGCTCTTGGCCCTAAATGCCGCCATTGAAGCCACCCGTGCCGGGGAATATGGTCGAGGGTTTGCTGTGGTGGCAGATGAGGTGCGATCGCTTGCTCAGCAGTCATCTGAGGCGACTGGAGAGATTGAAAAGTTGGTGCAGGAAATCCAGGCTGAAACTAGTGCTGTATCGACGGCTATGGATGCGGGAATTCAGCAGGTAGTGCAGGGTACTCATTTGGTTACCCAAACACGCCAAAGCCTCAACGATATCGTAACGGCTACAGCTCAGATTCGCGAACTAATTCAGGGCATTACATCATCAACCCAAGCACAAATTCAACAGTCTGATGCGGTGACGCAAGCTATGAATGATGTGGCGGCGATCGCCCATACAACGTCAACAAACTCAACCCAAATTGCCACCTCGTTCCAAGCACTCCTCACTACAGCAGAGGATTTACAAAAGAGCGTGGGTCAGTTCAAGGTGCAATAA